In Lepus europaeus isolate LE1 chromosome 8, mLepTim1.pri, whole genome shotgun sequence, a single genomic region encodes these proteins:
- the LOC133765442 gene encoding tripartite motif-containing protein 75-like, with the protein MAEIATLAALQEAAKCPICLDYLRSPITTECGHNFCCSCIQQSWADLQNRFPCPVCRHQCREGRVMDNAQLGRMIEIAKHLQPRRNKTKSQGESPRCEKHSQILTLFCEEDLEVLCHRCTQLPDHQGHNVRPIMEAASDHRGRIHSYIEPLKRQVADIQNLISIQSKKPFELRKKVENQRKQLSSEFENLNQFLEREQQAVLWRVSESERDNQQKLSTNIAEFSNYGSALQRLLNKVQEHSVMPEVELLSQVKNFYKKSDNEVSPSIFSVDLKRESCNFPPQYSALQKIIKKFKVDVILDPETAHTNLIVSEDKKSVRYTKRKQKVPDLPKRFVINPVVLGFPYFHSGRYFWEVEVGDKPEWAVGICAVSLSTKGRRAPSVPQGCWRVQLKDGGYDAQGAIPNPRVLGEKPKGIGIYLDYELGEISFYVMPEKSLMCTFTDNFTVPLRPYFYVGPDSKPLRICTRTDSE; encoded by the coding sequence ATGGCGGAGATAGCTACCctggcagcactgcaggaagcagccaaGTGCCCCATCTGTCTTGATTACCTGAGAAGCCCCATCACCACTGAATGTGGACACAACTTCTGCTGCTCTTGCATCCAACAGTCCTGGGCAGATCTACAAAACAGGTTCCCTTGCCCTGTCTGCCGTCACCAATGCAGAGAAGGGCGTGTCATGGACAATGCCCAATTGGGAAGGATGATAGAAATTGCCAAGCATCTCCAGCCCAGGAGGAATAAGACGAAGAGTCAGGGAGAGTCGCCCAGGTGTGAGAAGCACAGCCAGATCCTGACCCTGTTCTGTGAGGAGGACCTGGAGGTGTTGTGTCACCGGTGCACTCAGCTCCCTGACCACCAGGGCCACAACGTGAGGCCCATCATGGAGGCTGCCTCTGATCACAGGGGCAGGATCCACAGTTACATTGAGCCTCTGAAGAGGCAAGTGGCAGACATTCAAAATTTAATAAGCATTCAAAGCAAAAAGCCCTTTGAACTGAGAAAGAAAGTGGAGAACCAAAGGAAACAACTATCCTCTGAATTTGAGAACTTGAACCAATTTTTAGAACGTGAGCAACAAGCAGTTCTCTGGAGGGTATCTGAAAGTGAGAGGGACAATCAACAGAAGCTCAGCACCAACATAGCAGAATTTTCAAACTATGGTTCAGCCCTCCAGCGCCTCTTAAACAAGGTACAAGAGCACAGTGTGATGCCTGAAGTGGAGCTACTATCACAAGTCAAAAATTTCTATAAGAAGTCTGACAATGAGGTTAGTCCATCTATCTTTTCAGTTGATTTAAAGAGAGAAAGTTGTAATTTTCCTCCCCAGTATTCTGCTCTgcagaaaattataaagaaatttaaagtgGATGTAATTCTAGACCCTGAAACAGCACACACTAACCTGATTGTCTCTGAAGATAAAAAATCTGTGAGATatacaaagagaaaacaaaaggttCCTGATCTTCCAAAAAGATTTGTAATCAATCCGGTTGTGCTAGGATTCCCGTATTTTCATTCTGGCAGGTATTTTTGGGAGGTAGAAGTGGGAGACAAGCCTGAATGGGCTGTTGGCATTTGTGCAGTCTCTCTTTCCACCAAGGGAAGGAGGGCCCCATCAGTGCCACAGGGATGCTGGAGGGTCCAGCTGAAGGATGGTGGCTATGATGCACAAGGAGCTATTCCAAACCCTCGGGTGTTAGGTGAGAAACCCAAGGGCATTGGCATTTACCTGGACTATGAGCTGGGTGAGATCTCGTTCTATGTTATGCCGGAGAAGTCGCTCATGTGTACTTTCACTGACAATTTTACTGTACCTCTCCGACCTTATTTCTATGTAGGACCTGACTCAAAACCCCTCAGAATCTGTACAAGAACAGACTCTGAATGA